A stretch of the Hydra vulgaris chromosome 09, alternate assembly HydraT2T_AEP genome encodes the following:
- the LOC136085547 gene encoding THAP domain-containing protein 1-like has product MNPSYPFLNRFPVNPDKRAAWNLATKRKNFVPSSASFICSDHFSKNCFESKTSGYCLRKYLKPDAIPTIFDFPKHFRTTTSKIRKAPTERMLKKQIKKEKNDTVFENTYEEKVISTNKKIRVKDCMETDSDNLQTVNKKLSFVLNVYKLQKKRIRYVMQQKRRLKKKVAKLQNVINELQEKRLISDEATATLNRLNRGVKDLIQRELKSKSKLKYSPSLRTFALTLHFYSAKAYDYVRQSFNTCLPHPDTLRK; this is encoded by the coding sequence ATGAATCCTAGCTAtccatttttaaatagatttccAGTGAATCCAGATAAAAGAGCAGCATGGAATCTTGCAACAAAACGAAAGAATTTTGTCCCCTCTTCCGCTAGTTTTATTTGTTCAgatcatttttctaaaaattgctTTGAAAGCAAAACATCAGGTTACTGTTTGAGAAAATATCTGAAACCTGATgcaataccaacaatttttgattttccaaaacattttagaaCAACCACTAGTAAAATTCGAAAAGCACCAACAGAAAGAATGCTGAAAAAACagataaagaaagaaaaaaatgacaCAGTTTTTGAGAATACTTATGAAGAAAAGGTAAttagtacaaataaaaaaattagagtaaAAGATTGCATGGAGACTGATTCAGACAATCTGCAAACTGTCAACAAGAAGTTGTCATttgtattaaatgtttataaattacagaaaaaacgTATCAGATATGTAATGCAACAAAAGCGCagactcaaaaaaaaagttgcaaaacttCAAAATGTGATAAATGAATTACAAGAAAAACGTTTAATTAGTGATGAAGCCACAGCAACTTTAAATCGTCTTAATCGTggtgttaaagatttaattcaAAGAGAACTGAAAtccaaaagcaaattaaaatactCTCCATCATTGCGAACTTTTGCATTaacattgcatttttattcaGCAAAAGCATATGATTATGTCAGACAGTCCTTCAATACTTGTCTTCCTCACCCAGACACTTTGAGAAAATAG
- the LOC136084850 gene encoding uncharacterized protein LOC136084850 isoform X2, with amino-acid sequence MKNIYDLANQTDTSLSSDAVVSSTSASGSATFDAGLLFHQFLRFLQSTQPSTVPSTSDTVVTSTSVTSTVSTTVPAAQSSPEFTYQVYPTTSFVACKQIQQVLWLANKYSKFCDLQMGTTSFVACN; translated from the exons atgaaaaatatttatgactTGGCTAATCAAACAGATA cttcATTGTCATCTGACGCAGTTG tttcaTCAACATCTGCCAGTGGCAGTGCCACATTTG ATGCAGGCTTATTGTTTCATCAGTTTTTGAGATTCC TCCAATCAACTCAGCCTTCCACTG ttccATCTACATCTGATACAGTTG TTACATCTACATCTGTCACAAGTA ctgtATCTACAACTG ttccTGCAGCACAATCTTCTCCAG AGTTCACATATCAGGTCTATCCTAcaacaagttttgtggcttgcaaacaaatacagcaagttttgtggcttgcaaacaaatacagcaagttttgtgacTTGCAAATGGGTACcacaagttttgtggcttgcaattag
- the LOC136084850 gene encoding uncharacterized protein LOC136084850 isoform X1 translates to MKNIYDLANQTDTSLSSDAVVSSTSASGSATFDAGLLFHQFLRFLQSTQPSTVPSTSDTVVTSTSVTSTVSTTGMVVPAAQSSPEFTYQVYPTTSFVACKQIQQVLWLANKYSKFCDLQMGTTSFVACN, encoded by the exons atgaaaaatatttatgactTGGCTAATCAAACAGATA cttcATTGTCATCTGACGCAGTTG tttcaTCAACATCTGCCAGTGGCAGTGCCACATTTG ATGCAGGCTTATTGTTTCATCAGTTTTTGAGATTCC TCCAATCAACTCAGCCTTCCACTG ttccATCTACATCTGATACAGTTG TTACATCTACATCTGTCACAAGTA ctgtATCTACAACTGGTATGGTTG ttccTGCAGCACAATCTTCTCCAG AGTTCACATATCAGGTCTATCCTAcaacaagttttgtggcttgcaaacaaatacagcaagttttgtggcttgcaaacaaatacagcaagttttgtgacTTGCAAATGGGTACcacaagttttgtggcttgcaattag